CACCGACATCGCCGACCAGCTGCGCATCCCCGTGCTGTGCTACGGCCTGCGCACCGATTTCCAGGCCCAGTTGTTTCCCGGCAGCGCGGCCCTGCTGGCGCTGGCCGACGACCTGATCGAGCTGAAAACCATCTGCCACTGCGGCCGCAAGGCCACCATGAACCTGCGTATTGCCGGCGACGGCCGGGCGGTCAAGGAAGGCGCCCAAGTCGAGATCGGCGGCAACGACCGTTACGTGGCCATGTGCCGACGGCACTACAAGGAAGCGCTGGCGCAGGCGTGAGGCGGTAGGGCGGGTCTCCGACCGGCCGGCTCGAGTTCATCTATCTCGTAGCCGCGTTGGAGCGCAGTCCCTCGACAGGCTCGGGTCCTTGAGCTTGTCGAAACGGCGACAACGTGGTTGCCAGCGATTGCTCAAACCACGCTTTCGTCCCGCGAAGCGGGACTCAAGCGCGGCTACGCCTGAATACACCTACTCCCGCCACTTCACCTTCCGCATGTCGCCCTGCTCGAGGAAGGCGAGGTGCATGCCGAAGGCGTTGTGCAGGGTCTGCTGGACGTGGCCTTTGCCGGAGGCGCCGAGGTAGGCGCGGAGCGTGTCGCGATACTCCGGGTGCACGCATTTCTCGATCATGAGCGCGGCGCGCTCGCCGGGGGACTTGCCGCGCAGATCGGCGACGCCGTGCTCCGTCACGACCACCTGCACCGAGTGCTCGCTGTGGTCGAGGTGGGTCACAAACGGCACGATCGTGCTGATCTTGCCGCCCTTGGCGACGGACGGGCACGTGTAGATTGAGACATGGGCGTTGCGGGTGAAGTCGCCGGAGCCGCCGATTCCGTTCATGAGGTCGCGGCCCATGACGTGCGTGCTGTTAACGTTGCCGAACAGATCCACCTCGATGGCTGTGTTGATCGTGATGAGGCCGAGGCGGCGCACGATCTCGGGACTGTTGGAAATTTCCTGCGGCCGCAGCACGACGCGGGAGCGAAAATACTCGAGGTTGGCGTAGAACTCCTTCAACCGATCCGGGCTGAGCGTGAGCGAGCAGCTGCTGGCGAAGGCGCACTTGCCCGACTGGAGGAGGTTGATGACCGAGTCCTGCAGCACCTCCGTATACATCATGAAAGGCGGAATGCCGGGATTGGAGCCGAGCGCACCGATGACGGCGTTGGCGATGTTGCCGACACCTGACTGCAACGGCAGAAAGGATTCGGGCAGGCGGCCGACCTTGATTTCGTTGGCGAGGAAGCCGGCGACATTCGCGCCGATCCGGTTCGTGACCTCGTCGGGCGCATCGAAGCCGCCGGACTCGTCGGGGCAGTTGGTCAGCACGACACCCGCAATCTTGGCCGGATTCACCTTGATGAAGCTCGCACCGATGCGGTCGGTCGGGGCATAGACCGGGATGGCACGACGGCGCGGTGGATCGGCCGGCTCAAAGAGATCGTGGAAGCCCATGAGGTCGCCCGGATGGTGGGCGTTGAGCTCGATGAGGATTTTGTCCGCCACCCGCGCAAAGGTATTGGCGCAGCCCACCGCAGTGGTCAGGACGATCTCGCCCTGTGCAGTCACATGGCTCGCCTCGAGGATGGCCCAGTTGACCTTGCCGAGCACACCGCTGCGCACCGCCGGCTGAACCGCGGAGAGGTGCAGGTCGAAGAACTGGGTTTTGCCCTCGTTGATGGACTTCCGGAGCGTCGGGTCCGACTGGTAGGGTGTGCGCCAGGCGATGGCCTCGGCCTCGGCGAGGGCGCCGTCGAGGGACTTGCCCGTCGAGGCCCCGGTGATGACGCCGAGCTTGAAGGGGCGGCCGGCGGCGTGTTCGGCCTTGGCCCGAACGGCGATGGCGGGAGGGATCACCTTGCAGGCGCCGGCGGCGGTGAAGCCACCGAAGCCGATGGTGTCCTTGTCGTTGATGAGGGCGGCGGCCTCGTCGGCCGTCAGGGTGGGAAATGGATACTTCATGAGGCGGGTATGGGATTCGCCCGCGAGGGCGTGGGCCGACAGTGTCGCAAAGATGCGCATCCGTTGCTGCGCAGGTCTTGGCGCACGCCGTGCGCATCTTGGCCGGAGCGGGGCTATCCGGGCATTTAGGGATTCGCCTCCGGTCGTCCGCCGGCCAGACTGCCGGCCGTTGCCATGCCCCCCACCCCTTCTCCCTGGTTCAGCCGGGCCGTTTCCGCGGCCGATGCCGTTGCCCCGATCCGCAGCGGTGCAAATATTTTCATCCACGGTGCCGCCGCCACGCCCACCCCGCTGGTCGAGGCTCTCGCCGCGCGGCGCGACCTGGAAGGCGTGCGCCTCTGGCACCTGCACACCAACGGCCCCGCGCCCTTCGCCGAGCCCGGCCGCGAAAAGGAATTCCGCTCCATCTCGCTGTTCACCGGCGCGCCGCTCCGGGCCGCGGTGAAGGAAGGCCGCGCGGACTTCGTGCCGATTTTCCTGTCGGACATCCCGGATTTGTTCCTCTCCGGGCAGGTGAAGCTCGATGTCGCGTTGCTCCAGCTTTCGCCGCCAGACCGCAACGGGCTCTGCTCGCTAGGCACCTCCTGCGACGCCGCCAAGGCCGCTTTCGAGACCGCCAAGCTGATCATCGCCGAGATCAACGAGCGTATGCCCCGCACCCACGGCAACAACGTCGTGCCGTTCAGCCGCGTGGACGCCTTCATCGCCACGAACCGCCCGCTCCATGGCCATCACGTCGAGGCCGAGTCTCCCGTCGAGGCGCGGATCGGCGAAATCATCGCGGATCTGGTCGAGGATGGCTCCACCCTCCAGATGGGCATCGGCGGCATCCCCGACGCCGCGCTCAGCCGCATGAAAGGCAAGCGCGACCTGGGCATCCACACCGAGATGTTCTCCGACCGCATCGTGGATCTCGTCGAAGCCGGCGCCGTCACCAACCGCTTCAAGGAAGTCGGGCAGGGCCGCATCCTCACCAGCTTCATCAACGGCTCGCAGCGGCTCTTCGATTTCGTCCACGACAACCCGCTCGTGCATTTCTACCCCTGCGACTGGACCAACGACACCTCGGTGATCCGCAAGAACCCCAAGGTCGTCGCCATCAACTCCGCCATCCAGATTGATCTCACCGGCCAGGTCTGCGCCGACTCCATCGGCGACCGCATCTATTCCGGCATCGGCGGCCAGATGGACTTCATCCGCGGTGCGGCCCTCTCGCCCGGCGGCAAGCCCATCATCGCGCTGCCTGCGCTCGCGATGGGCGGCAAGGTCTCGCGCATCGCCCCGCAGCTCGCCCCCGGCGCCGGCGTCGTCACCACCCGCGGCCACGTCCACTGGGTCATCACCGAGTACGGCGCGGTCAACCTGCACGGCCGGACCCTGCGCGAGCGCGGCGAAGCCTTGATCTCCATCGCCCACCCCGATTTCCGCGCCGAGCTGCGCCGCGACCTGAACGAGCGCCGGCACTTCACGCTGGCCTAGTTCTGGCCGACCCGACCCTGCGGGTAACGCTGACCGGACGGATCGCGAGCACGGGTGCTGCTACCTGACCGGAACAGCCACCGTGTGCTGAGCCCCGCCAAGATTCTGCTTC
The DNA window shown above is from Oleiharenicola lentus and carries:
- a CDS encoding succinate CoA transferase yields the protein MKYPFPTLTADEAAALINDKDTIGFGGFTAAGACKVIPPAIAVRAKAEHAAGRPFKLGVITGASTGKSLDGALAEAEAIAWRTPYQSDPTLRKSINEGKTQFFDLHLSAVQPAVRSGVLGKVNWAILEASHVTAQGEIVLTTAVGCANTFARVADKILIELNAHHPGDLMGFHDLFEPADPPRRRAIPVYAPTDRIGASFIKVNPAKIAGVVLTNCPDESGGFDAPDEVTNRIGANVAGFLANEIKVGRLPESFLPLQSGVGNIANAVIGALGSNPGIPPFMMYTEVLQDSVINLLQSGKCAFASSCSLTLSPDRLKEFYANLEYFRSRVVLRPQEISNSPEIVRRLGLITINTAIEVDLFGNVNSTHVMGRDLMNGIGGSGDFTRNAHVSIYTCPSVAKGGKISTIVPFVTHLDHSEHSVQVVVTEHGVADLRGKSPGERAALMIEKCVHPEYRDTLRAYLGASGKGHVQQTLHNAFGMHLAFLEQGDMRKVKWRE
- a CDS encoding acetyl-CoA hydrolase/transferase family protein — translated: MPPTPSPWFSRAVSAADAVAPIRSGANIFIHGAAATPTPLVEALAARRDLEGVRLWHLHTNGPAPFAEPGREKEFRSISLFTGAPLRAAVKEGRADFVPIFLSDIPDLFLSGQVKLDVALLQLSPPDRNGLCSLGTSCDAAKAAFETAKLIIAEINERMPRTHGNNVVPFSRVDAFIATNRPLHGHHVEAESPVEARIGEIIADLVEDGSTLQMGIGGIPDAALSRMKGKRDLGIHTEMFSDRIVDLVEAGAVTNRFKEVGQGRILTSFINGSQRLFDFVHDNPLVHFYPCDWTNDTSVIRKNPKVVAINSAIQIDLTGQVCADSIGDRIYSGIGGQMDFIRGAALSPGGKPIIALPALAMGGKVSRIAPQLAPGAGVVTTRGHVHWVITEYGAVNLHGRTLRERGEALISIAHPDFRAELRRDLNERRHFTLA